The Bos javanicus breed banteng chromosome 11, ARS-OSU_banteng_1.0, whole genome shotgun sequence genome includes a window with the following:
- the PTRH1 gene encoding peptidyl-tRNA hydrolase isoform X3 has protein sequence MAVLGQLARRLGVAESWERDRRCAADLALASLGDAQLVLLRPRRLMNLNGHSVAQAVVTGATVSLGQVELFGLTAEEVYLVHDELDKPLGKVALKLGGSARGHNGVRSCMSCLNSNAMPRLQVGIGRPTHRDSVQAYVLGRFSPAEQELLPPVLERAVDLLLGHIHQRSRESSSGP, from the exons ATGGCAGTGCTGGGGCAGCTGGCGCGGCGGCTGGGGGTGGCGGAGAGCTGGGAACGCGACCGGCGCTGTGCCGCGGACCTCGCCCTGGCCTCACTCGGAGATGCCCAGCTGGTCCTGCTCCGGCCACGGAGGCTCATGAACCTCAACGGGCACAGTGTGGCCCAGGCGG TAGTAACCGGAGCCACTGTTTCCCTGGGCCAAGTGGAGCTGTTTGGATTGACTGCTGAGGAAGTTTACCTGGTACACGATGAGCTGGACAAGCCGCTGGGGAAAGTggctctgaagctgggaggaagCGCCAG GGGCCACAATGGAGTCCGTTCCTGTATGAGCTGCCTCAACTCCAAT GCAATGCCACGGCTGCAGGTGGGCATCGGGCGGCCGACCCACCGGGACTCGGTGCAGGCCTATGTGCTGGGCCGCTTCTCCCCTGCTGAGCAGGAGCTGCTGCCTCCAGTGCTGGAGCGTGCTGTGGACCTGCTCCTGGGCCACATCCACCAGCGGAGCCGGGAGTCTTCGTCAGGCCCCTGA
- the CFAP157 gene encoding cilia- and flagella-associated protein 157 isoform X1 — protein sequence MAPKKKGAKEPELKKKKGGKKDPNLANKPMEMPISEEIREFYHIQIRDLEDRLARYQRKWDELAMQEKLFRQEFEQLANNKKEIVAFLKRTLNQRVDEIADLNEQLQSLQLAKEIEKDAFEAQLAQVRHEFQETKDQLTTENIILGGKLAALEEFRLQKEELMQKFMSLEDQLRKQENEYKDYVHNLEKKSVLDKDRLRKEIIQRVNMVATEFRKVATSQMWDTTKRAITENNAVTLQLAKITRQGTQLLAENEQLRGHQDDLCKQLELLENSQKLMARKNRGHQKVILMLTEKCREQQQGMAEAERLRVLLGQLEQDLLKQQQDNQALRNERDQLNLQLERRQAEGQRLQQQLSKEQEVRASLETALAQATSFLQDIVQMQPNKEDGDFDVMFQLQRKEMLQQLLLMLGSAVVSSPQMAEALHRESQPCGLPREGQGSSTQLLRTGSLLQQLSGIIPYRPGDLGLVPRRIHIPPNPEDLRLLSHTTRMGNLQAYSSPEVRVPGAPRDSQMRATLGSISQLFQTVAVWLCGCGWTSLKPPLPHL from the exons GTACCAGCGGAAGTGGGATGAGCTGGCCATGCAGGAGAAGCTGTTTCGCCAGGAGTTTGAGCAGCTGGCCAACAACAAGAAGGAGATCGTGGCCTTCCTCAAGCGCACGCTCAACCAGCGGGTGGATGAGATCGCCGACCTCAATGAGCAGCTCCAGAGCCTGCAACTGGCcaaggagatagagaaggatgCCTTCGAGGCACAGCTAGCCCAGGTGCGCCACGAATTCCAGGAGACCAAGGACCAGCTCACCACCGAGAACATCATCCTTG GGGGAAAGCTGGCAGCCCTGGAGGAGTTCCGGCTGCAGAAAGAGGAGCTCATGCAAAAGTTCATGTCGCTGGAGGACCAGCTGCGGAAGCAGGAGAACGAATACAAGGACTACGTGCACAACCTGGAGAAGAAGTCGGTGCTGGACAAGGACAG ACTGAGAAAGGAGATCATCCAGCGTGTGAACATGGTGGCCACGGAGTTCCGCAAGGTGGCCACGAGCCAGATGTGGGACACAACCAAGCGGGCCATCACAGAGAACAACGCGGTGACCCTGCAGTTGGCCAAGATTACACGACAGGGCACGCAGCTGCTGGCGGAGAATGAGCAGCTCCGGGGCCACCAGGACGACCTGTGCAAACAGCTGGAGCTGCTGGAGAACTCCCAGAAGCTCATGGCCAGGAAAAACCGGGGCCACCAGAAG GTCATCCTCATGCTGACGGAGAAGTGCCGCGAGCAGCAGCAGGGCATGGCTGAGGCCGAGCGGCTGCGCGTCCTGCTGGGCCAGCTGGAACAGGACCtcctgaagcagcagcaggacaatCAGGCACTGAG GAACGAAAGAGACCAGCTGAACCTGCAGCTGGAGCGGCGGCAGGCCGAGGGGCAGCGGCTCCAGCAGCAGCTGAGCAAAGAGCAGGAGGTCCGGGCGAGCCTGGAGACGGCCCTGGCCCAGGCCACCTCCTTCCTACAGGACATCGTGCAG ATGCAGCCTAACAAGGAGGACGGTGACTTCGACGTCATGTTCCAGCTGCAGCGCAAGGAGATGCTGCAGCAGTTGCTGCTCATGCTCGGCTCGGCCGTGGTCTCGAGCCCCCAGATGGCCGAGGCCCTGCATCGGGAGAGCCAGCCCTGTGGCCTGCCCAGGGAGGG CCAGGGCAGCAGCACCCAGCTGCTCAGGACGGGGTCTCTGCTGCAGCAGCTGTCCGGCATCATACCCTACCGGCCTGGGGACCTGGGTCTGGTACCTCGACGGATCCACATCCCACCCAACCCTGAGGACCTCAGGCTGCTCTCACATACCACCCGCATGGGCAACTTACAGGCGTACAGCAGCCCCGAGGTGAGGGTGCCAGGGGCCCCCAGGGACAGCCAGATGAGGGCCACCCTTGGGAGCATATCACAGCTCTTCCAAACCGTAGCTGTGTGGCTCTGTGGATGTGGCTGGACCTCTCTTAAGCCTCCacttccccacctgtaa
- the PTRH1 gene encoding peptidyl-tRNA hydrolase isoform X2: MGLPGLSRAGLWLSRAMSRCVLEPRPAGKRWLVAGLGNPGLPGTRHSVGMAVLGQLARRLGVAESWERDRRCAADLALASLGDAQLVLLRPRRLMNLNGHSVAQAVELFGLTAEEVYLVHDELDKPLGKVALKLGGSARGHNGVRSCMSCLNSNAMPRLQVGIGRPTHRDSVQAYVLGRFSPAEQELLPPVLERAVDLLLGHIHQRSRESSSGP; this comes from the exons ATGGGGCTCCCTGGCCTCTCGCGCGCCGGGCTGTGGCTGAGTCGAGCCATGAGCCGCTGTGTTTTGGAACCCCGGCCTGCGGGGAAGCGGTGGCTG GTGGCAGGTCTGGGAAACCCTGGACTTCCTGGCACGCGGCACAGCGTGGGCATGGCAGTGCTGGGGCAGCTGGCGCGGCGGCTGGGGGTGGCGGAGAGCTGGGAACGCGACCGGCGCTGTGCCGCGGACCTCGCCCTGGCCTCACTCGGAGATGCCCAGCTGGTCCTGCTCCGGCCACGGAGGCTCATGAACCTCAACGGGCACAGTGTGGCCCAGGCGG TGGAGCTGTTTGGATTGACTGCTGAGGAAGTTTACCTGGTACACGATGAGCTGGACAAGCCGCTGGGGAAAGTggctctgaagctgggaggaagCGCCAG GGGCCACAATGGAGTCCGTTCCTGTATGAGCTGCCTCAACTCCAAT GCAATGCCACGGCTGCAGGTGGGCATCGGGCGGCCGACCCACCGGGACTCGGTGCAGGCCTATGTGCTGGGCCGCTTCTCCCCTGCTGAGCAGGAGCTGCTGCCTCCAGTGCTGGAGCGTGCTGTGGACCTGCTCCTGGGCCACATCCACCAGCGGAGCCGGGAGTCTTCGTCAGGCCCCTGA
- the PTRH1 gene encoding peptidyl-tRNA hydrolase isoform X1 — protein sequence MGLPGLSRAGLWLSRAMSRCVLEPRPAGKRWLVAGLGNPGLPGTRHSVGMAVLGQLARRLGVAESWERDRRCAADLALASLGDAQLVLLRPRRLMNLNGHSVAQAVVTGATVSLGQVELFGLTAEEVYLVHDELDKPLGKVALKLGGSARGHNGVRSCMSCLNSNAMPRLQVGIGRPTHRDSVQAYVLGRFSPAEQELLPPVLERAVDLLLGHIHQRSRESSSGP from the exons ATGGGGCTCCCTGGCCTCTCGCGCGCCGGGCTGTGGCTGAGTCGAGCCATGAGCCGCTGTGTTTTGGAACCCCGGCCTGCGGGGAAGCGGTGGCTG GTGGCAGGTCTGGGAAACCCTGGACTTCCTGGCACGCGGCACAGCGTGGGCATGGCAGTGCTGGGGCAGCTGGCGCGGCGGCTGGGGGTGGCGGAGAGCTGGGAACGCGACCGGCGCTGTGCCGCGGACCTCGCCCTGGCCTCACTCGGAGATGCCCAGCTGGTCCTGCTCCGGCCACGGAGGCTCATGAACCTCAACGGGCACAGTGTGGCCCAGGCGG TAGTAACCGGAGCCACTGTTTCCCTGGGCCAAGTGGAGCTGTTTGGATTGACTGCTGAGGAAGTTTACCTGGTACACGATGAGCTGGACAAGCCGCTGGGGAAAGTggctctgaagctgggaggaagCGCCAG GGGCCACAATGGAGTCCGTTCCTGTATGAGCTGCCTCAACTCCAAT GCAATGCCACGGCTGCAGGTGGGCATCGGGCGGCCGACCCACCGGGACTCGGTGCAGGCCTATGTGCTGGGCCGCTTCTCCCCTGCTGAGCAGGAGCTGCTGCCTCCAGTGCTGGAGCGTGCTGTGGACCTGCTCCTGGGCCACATCCACCAGCGGAGCCGGGAGTCTTCGTCAGGCCCCTGA